From the genome of Candidatus Saccharimonadales bacterium, one region includes:
- a CDS encoding prepilin peptidase, which translates to MDQPLVYTLLVVIGLIMGSYSGALVWRLRARQLVEDKAAGEKVNKKEYEKLVPLRETTGLQDRSRCLHCGHELAWYDLLPLVSWVSTGGRCRYCHKPIGIFEPLMELGMAAFFVVSYAFWPITLHDPFEIVHFLLWLAAGVLLVTLFAYDTKWYLLPNRIVFPFITVAGVVALLGIMSKHDIPAALLSLCLSVAILSGLYFVLWVASKGAWVGFGDVKLGLGLALLLGQWQLAFLALFAANLIGCLIVLPGMFTGKIKRTSRIPFGPLLILGTILTMLWGPSLIQWYFMTFA; encoded by the coding sequence ATGGATCAGCCACTTGTCTATACGCTACTTGTCGTTATCGGCCTTATTATGGGGAGTTATTCAGGGGCGCTCGTATGGCGCCTCCGAGCACGCCAGCTTGTTGAGGATAAAGCGGCTGGCGAGAAGGTGAATAAAAAAGAATACGAAAAGCTCGTGCCTCTTCGTGAGACGACGGGGCTTCAAGATCGTTCCAGGTGTTTACACTGTGGTCACGAACTTGCTTGGTATGATTTACTGCCACTCGTGAGCTGGGTAAGCACAGGAGGGAGATGCCGGTACTGTCATAAACCGATCGGAATATTTGAACCTCTTATGGAATTGGGGATGGCTGCCTTTTTTGTGGTGTCCTATGCGTTCTGGCCGATTACACTTCACGATCCATTCGAAATAGTCCATTTCTTGCTTTGGCTTGCGGCTGGTGTCTTACTTGTAACGCTTTTTGCTTATGACACGAAGTGGTATCTGCTTCCGAATCGAATCGTTTTTCCATTTATAACCGTAGCCGGAGTAGTTGCCCTTTTAGGTATTATGTCCAAACATGATATTCCAGCTGCACTGCTCAGTCTCTGTCTCTCGGTGGCTATTTTGAGCGGGCTCTATTTTGTATTATGGGTTGCCTCAAAAGGGGCTTGGGTTGGATTTGGAGATGTAAAGCTGGGCTTAGGACTGGCTCTTCTGCTCGGGCAATGGCAACTGGCTTTTCTGGCCCTGTTTGCGGCAAATCTTATTGGCTGCCTCATCGTCTTGCCGGGAATGTTTACGGGCAAGATAAAACGTACCTCGCGTATTCCGTTCGGACCCTTGCTTATCCTTGGCACGATACTTACCATGCTCTGGGGTCCGAGTCTCATCCAATGGTATTTCATGACATTCGCTTAG
- the pilM gene encoding type IV pilus assembly protein PilM: MALLKGVGDFFALDIGTNAVRVVQLAHNGQDNWTLQHYGYATVDMKTTAANTKESERRLGEVIMTAVGQSGIKTKNVAIGLPSQKTFTTVIDVPMMSEAELRTTIKYQIDQYIPMSIDEAKVDWVLLGQSAHNPQQQEVLLASTANSYAEERLEFIEGLGLNVIAAEPDPIAIVRSLLPTGVQDARLIIDVGELATNLVVTYADAPRLVRTIPTGLQSLVKAAVQNLNVQEDQARQFIVKFGLAPDRLEGQVFHAVESVLDGFAAELVKSIKFFQTRYPNTPVGGILLSGYASVVPKFGDYVTAKTGVQSTQANPWQKVRVSQGDQQQLTPIASEFATAIGLAQRGEK, translated from the coding sequence ATGGCATTACTCAAAGGCGTGGGCGACTTCTTTGCACTTGATATAGGTACCAATGCGGTACGTGTAGTGCAACTTGCTCACAATGGCCAGGATAACTGGACATTGCAACACTACGGATACGCTACAGTAGATATGAAAACGACTGCGGCCAACACCAAAGAATCAGAGCGACGTCTTGGCGAGGTGATCATGACGGCGGTAGGGCAGAGCGGTATTAAAACCAAAAATGTCGCTATCGGTTTGCCTTCTCAAAAAACATTCACAACGGTTATTGATGTTCCGATGATGAGCGAAGCCGAGCTTCGTACCACTATCAAGTATCAGATCGACCAATACATACCGATGTCGATCGATGAGGCCAAGGTAGATTGGGTACTCCTCGGCCAATCGGCACATAATCCACAGCAGCAAGAGGTACTTTTGGCAAGTACGGCTAATAGTTATGCTGAAGAGCGGCTTGAATTCATTGAAGGACTGGGGCTTAACGTTATTGCCGCTGAACCTGATCCTATCGCAATTGTGCGCTCCCTACTTCCGACCGGTGTTCAGGATGCGCGATTAATCATTGACGTGGGTGAGTTGGCTACGAATTTGGTGGTTACATATGCGGATGCGCCGCGACTTGTGCGGACCATTCCAACTGGCCTTCAGTCACTTGTGAAAGCTGCTGTGCAAAACCTTAATGTACAGGAAGATCAGGCTCGTCAGTTTATCGTAAAATTTGGCCTAGCTCCCGACCGGCTTGAGGGTCAGGTATTTCACGCAGTAGAGAGTGTACTTGATGGTTTTGCGGCTGAACTTGTAAAATCTATCAAGTTCTTCCAAACCAGATACCCCAATACTCCCGTAGGAGGCATTCTCCTCTCTGGGTACGCAAGTGTCGTGCCGAAGTTTGGCGATTATGTTACTGCTAAAACCGGTGTTCAGTCAACTCAAGCTAACCCATGGCAAAAAGTACGTGTTTCTCAGGGCGACCAGCAACAGCTGACACCTATCGCAAGCGAATTCGCAACGGCCATAGGCCTTGCACAGCGAGGTGAGAAGTAA
- the ychF gene encoding redox-regulated ATPase YchF, which translates to MSLEIGIVGLPNVGKSTLFNALTNNDILAANYPFATIEPNTGIVPVPDKRLEKLAEMYNAAKVVPATVTFVDIAGLVSGASKGEGLGNKFLSNIRECDAIIHIVRAFVNTDIVHVANRIHPSDDIDIINTELILADIQSIENRLPKLQKEAKANPAARAGVDYLLTLKGTLEKGIPLSQAGELNQEYINDLHLLTAKPVIYAFNVDEETLTDDDRKTELINLVAPNKAVFVCAKLEEELKGLNESDAEELLESYGVNETGLVQMIQSAYDILGLQSYLTAGPKEVRAWTIKKGFTAPQAAGVIHTDFERGFIAAQIVDYDDLIEAGSEAAAKSAGKVRTEGKDYVMRPNDVVEFRFNV; encoded by the coding sequence ATGAGTTTAGAAATCGGCATCGTCGGCCTTCCAAACGTGGGGAAATCCACGCTTTTTAACGCCCTTACAAACAATGATATTCTTGCTGCCAACTATCCATTTGCAACCATTGAGCCTAATACGGGCATTGTTCCTGTACCGGATAAGCGCCTGGAGAAGCTCGCAGAGATGTACAATGCCGCCAAGGTCGTGCCTGCAACCGTCACCTTTGTTGATATCGCTGGGCTCGTGTCGGGCGCGTCAAAGGGAGAAGGATTGGGCAATAAATTCCTTTCCAATATCCGTGAGTGCGATGCCATCATTCACATCGTCCGAGCTTTTGTGAATACCGATATTGTTCACGTTGCCAACCGTATTCATCCCTCTGATGATATTGATATCATTAATACCGAGCTTATTCTCGCCGATATCCAAAGCATCGAAAACCGCCTGCCGAAACTTCAAAAAGAAGCTAAGGCAAATCCCGCGGCTCGGGCTGGCGTTGATTATCTTCTCACCTTAAAGGGCACGCTAGAAAAAGGCATTCCGCTATCGCAGGCGGGCGAACTCAACCAAGAGTATATCAATGACCTTCATCTCTTAACTGCCAAACCAGTCATCTACGCCTTTAATGTTGATGAAGAGACGCTCACCGACGACGACCGCAAGACAGAGCTGATCAATCTTGTCGCACCAAACAAAGCAGTTTTTGTCTGCGCTAAGCTTGAAGAAGAACTAAAAGGTCTCAACGAAAGTGATGCCGAAGAGCTGCTTGAAAGTTATGGCGTAAATGAGACTGGGCTTGTGCAAATGATCCAGTCTGCCTACGACATTCTTGGGCTTCAAAGTTACCTTACAGCCGGACCAAAGGAAGTTCGCGCTTGGACTATCAAAAAAGGCTTTACCGCGCCTCAGGCCGCCGGTGTTATTCATACGGATTTTGAACGTGGCTTTATTGCCGCTCAAATCGTTGATTATGACGATCTTATCGAAGCAGGCTCAGAAGCAGCAGCAAAAAGCGCCGGAAAGGTTCGCACCGAAGGCAAAGATTACGTCATGCGGCCGAACGACGTCGTAGAATTTCGCTTCAACGTATAA
- a CDS encoding type II secretion system F family protein — protein sequence MKKFNYEARDTSTNKIVKATVQADSENAAAKLLITQGFTPLNISEVNEEGTFLSRLTGRITAKDKIVFTRQLATLIGAGLPLTQSLHTVLEQTENKRLQGVIEDIIAAVEGGKSLSDAFAQHTEVFDKVFLALISAGEASGTLDDALIRIAAQQEKDAATLSKIRGALTYPVIVLVVIFGVMAFMLFTVVPQVEKLYHDLKKELPFLTQVMVSVADFSARFWWLIIIIVGVGVYFLVQYLKTEDGIKFKDTLKLNVPLFGPMFRKLYMARFARTGQTLLATGVAMLDMLRISSGAVNNVVVAKSIDRAAEKVKGGKSLSAALQPEDYILPLVPQMIKIGEQSGQIDSMMGKTAQVYEDELDEEIKAISTAIEPILMVILAVVAGGMVGAILLPIYSLVNGINV from the coding sequence ATGAAAAAATTTAATTACGAAGCGCGCGACACCTCGACGAACAAAATCGTCAAAGCAACCGTCCAGGCGGATTCTGAAAACGCGGCGGCGAAACTGCTTATTACCCAAGGGTTTACGCCGCTTAATATCTCTGAAGTTAACGAAGAGGGAACATTCCTTTCGCGCCTCACCGGGCGGATTACAGCGAAGGATAAAATCGTATTTACGCGCCAGCTTGCCACGCTTATCGGAGCCGGGTTACCGCTTACGCAAAGTCTTCATACCGTTCTGGAGCAAACTGAAAATAAGCGACTCCAAGGGGTAATAGAGGACATCATCGCTGCTGTTGAGGGGGGGAAATCACTTTCCGATGCGTTTGCTCAGCATACTGAGGTCTTTGATAAGGTGTTCCTGGCGCTCATCTCCGCGGGTGAGGCCTCCGGTACGCTCGATGATGCCCTAATTCGCATTGCGGCACAGCAAGAAAAAGATGCCGCGACTCTCAGTAAAATTCGCGGAGCTCTCACATATCCGGTGATCGTGCTTGTCGTTATCTTCGGTGTCATGGCGTTCATGCTCTTTACCGTGGTACCTCAGGTAGAGAAGCTCTACCATGACCTTAAAAAAGAGCTACCATTTCTTACGCAGGTTATGGTATCAGTCGCTGATTTTAGCGCCAGGTTTTGGTGGCTCATTATTATTATCGTCGGGGTAGGAGTTTACTTTCTTGTACAATACCTTAAAACAGAGGACGGGATTAAATTCAAAGATACACTTAAACTCAATGTGCCTCTTTTCGGCCCGATGTTTCGTAAGCTTTACATGGCCCGATTCGCGCGCACTGGCCAGACCCTTCTTGCCACCGGTGTCGCGATGCTCGACATGCTTCGTATTAGTAGCGGAGCGGTCAATAACGTTGTTGTCGCAAAGAGTATCGATCGTGCAGCCGAGAAAGTAAAAGGGGGAAAATCACTTTCTGCCGCTTTGCAACCTGAAGATTATATTCTTCCTCTTGTCCCTCAGATGATCAAGATCGGTGAACAATCCGGCCAGATCGACAGTATGATGGGGAAGACCGCACAAGTATATGAAGACGAGCTCGATGAGGAGATCAAGGCCATCTCAACAGCAATTGAGCCGATTCTCATGGTTATCCTTGCGGTTGTGGCTGGAGGTATGGTAGGCGCCATCCTTTTGCCTATCTACAGCCTCGTGAACGGCATTAACGTATAG
- a CDS encoding GspE/PulE family protein, protein MALLTSDIQEKLITLLVDEGLVAENVLRAAEDDAAKTNKPLFAALTEQGVVDDELLTHAIAQVSGVPYVNLSNSLINQDVLQLLPEDIAERFMAVPLAEVQNRLAVAMIDANNVQAVDYLANRIQRPIKVFMASEAGVRHVLDQYRTDLSSVGEAAKASQEEANKASESDIKTIVQDSPISRALSTILEYAVKTRSSDVHIEPLEGSLKIRCRVDGVLREVMQLPKSIEPALVSRIKILSNLKIDEHRIPQDGQFTVKVAGKEVDLRIAISPVVWGEQVVIRLLDKSGNSFDIEQMGYAGRALRAIRKGIKRPNGMILTSGPTGSGKSTSLYALIKEIKNDTVNIVTLEDPVEYKMDGVNQIQVNAEVGLTFANGLRSILRQDPDIVMVGEIRDAETAQLAVQAALTGHLVFSTLHTNSAAGVLPRLLDMNVEPFLIASTVNTIIGQRLVRRVAAKRDAYQSSPIETQNIMTTVGHLLPRTKADVARVSEDLGYKDLPLAGQSAYTLVKGRDTPQTPRGYSGRAGLYEVMDVSEEIQNLIVSRATSREIERKAVEQGMITMRQDGYLKALQGITTLEEVNRVTADTA, encoded by the coding sequence ATGGCACTACTGACGAGTGACATTCAAGAAAAACTCATCACTCTTCTGGTTGATGAGGGGCTTGTCGCAGAAAATGTACTGCGTGCAGCTGAGGATGACGCCGCTAAAACAAATAAGCCACTTTTCGCCGCTCTTACCGAGCAGGGTGTTGTCGATGATGAACTGCTGACACACGCCATTGCTCAGGTTTCGGGCGTACCGTATGTTAATTTGAGCAATAGTCTTATCAATCAAGACGTATTACAGCTCTTGCCTGAGGATATCGCCGAGCGCTTTATGGCCGTTCCGCTGGCAGAAGTGCAGAATCGTTTGGCCGTGGCTATGATCGATGCGAATAACGTCCAGGCTGTGGATTACTTAGCTAATCGTATTCAGCGCCCGATCAAAGTATTCATGGCGTCAGAGGCAGGCGTCCGTCATGTGCTCGATCAGTATCGCACGGACCTTTCCAGTGTGGGTGAGGCAGCCAAAGCTTCTCAAGAAGAAGCAAATAAGGCAAGTGAAAGCGATATCAAGACGATCGTTCAAGATTCGCCGATCAGCCGGGCACTCAGCACTATCTTGGAATATGCGGTGAAAACTCGCTCAAGTGACGTTCATATCGAACCGCTTGAAGGGTCGCTTAAAATCCGTTGCCGTGTTGATGGTGTACTGCGCGAAGTGATGCAGCTACCTAAATCCATCGAGCCTGCGCTCGTAAGCCGCATTAAAATCCTCTCGAACCTCAAAATTGATGAACACCGTATTCCACAGGATGGTCAATTTACTGTCAAGGTTGCGGGAAAAGAGGTTGACCTTCGAATCGCTATCAGCCCAGTTGTTTGGGGCGAGCAAGTGGTTATCCGATTACTCGATAAATCAGGTAATTCTTTCGATATCGAACAAATGGGCTACGCTGGGCGCGCGCTTCGAGCGATCCGAAAGGGGATCAAGCGCCCGAATGGAATGATCCTCACCTCTGGTCCAACTGGTTCGGGTAAGTCCACTAGCCTCTACGCGCTCATCAAGGAAATCAAAAACGATACAGTTAATATCGTGACGCTTGAAGATCCAGTTGAATACAAGATGGATGGGGTAAACCAAATCCAGGTAAATGCCGAAGTGGGGCTTACCTTTGCCAACGGGCTTCGCTCAATTCTTCGGCAAGACCCCGATATTGTGATGGTGGGTGAGATCCGTGACGCTGAAACTGCGCAGTTGGCTGTGCAGGCGGCGCTTACCGGCCACTTGGTGTTCAGTACACTTCACACTAATTCGGCAGCTGGTGTGCTACCTCGACTTCTTGATATGAACGTGGAGCCGTTTCTGATAGCGAGTACGGTGAATACGATTATCGGACAGCGATTGGTGCGTCGTGTGGCCGCAAAACGCGATGCATACCAATCTTCACCGATTGAAACGCAGAACATTATGACAACCGTAGGCCATCTTTTGCCGAGGACTAAAGCAGATGTGGCTCGAGTTTCAGAAGATTTAGGCTATAAAGACTTGCCCCTGGCGGGCCAAAGCGCTTATACTTTAGTGAAGGGGCGGGATACACCGCAAACGCCTCGGGGTTACTCGGGTCGTGCCGGGCTCTACGAAGTGATGGATGTCTCCGAAGAAATCCAAAACCTTATCGTATCGCGGGCAACGAGCCGAGAAATCGAGCGCAAAGCGGTAGAGCAAGGTATGATTACCATGCGTCAAGATGGATATCTCAAGGCGCTCCAAGGGATTACAACACTTGAAGAAGTAAACCGCGTGACGGCCGATACAGCATAA
- a CDS encoding prepilin-type N-terminal cleavage/methylation domain-containing protein translates to MSRDNKGFTLIELMLAMTFIAVLLIAIAMTTIQVSNIYNKGITLREVNQAGRSLSDEFQRSIANAVPFDVTPKVDSSPATATSKYVVRPGGGRLCLGNYSYVWNYGKVIASGSDIFNKYDDGSTVRFAKVLDPGSALCEDTTKLIKRADSSDLLSSGDRDLVIHAFDIKKTADDTGVGQSLYALSFTIGTNDREQLTTNDASCKPPSEGVGDEAYCSVNQFDIIARAGNAAGGQ, encoded by the coding sequence ATGAGCCGCGATAATAAAGGATTCACCCTTATCGAGCTGATGCTTGCGATGACATTTATCGCAGTATTACTGATCGCTATAGCGATGACAACGATTCAGGTGAGTAATATCTATAATAAAGGAATAACGTTGCGTGAGGTAAATCAGGCCGGTCGAAGTCTTAGTGACGAGTTTCAGCGGAGTATTGCAAACGCGGTTCCATTTGATGTAACGCCGAAGGTCGATAGCTCTCCTGCAACGGCGACCTCTAAGTATGTAGTGCGTCCTGGTGGCGGACGCCTATGTTTGGGCAACTACAGTTACGTCTGGAACTACGGAAAGGTGATCGCTAGCGGATCAGATATATTCAACAAATATGACGATGGAAGTACTGTACGATTCGCGAAGGTTCTTGATCCGGGGAGCGCTTTGTGTGAAGATACTACGAAGCTAATTAAGAGGGCGGATAGCAGTGATTTGCTTTCGAGTGGCGATCGAGATCTTGTTATCCATGCTTTTGACATCAAAAAAACCGCCGACGATACCGGAGTAGGCCAATCCCTTTATGCCTTGTCATTTACTATCGGCACCAACGATAGAGAACAACTGACGACCAATGATGCATCGTGCAAGCCGCCGTCTGAAGGAGTTGGAGATGAAGCGTATTGTTCAGTGAATCAGTTTGATATAATTGCGCGAGCCGGGAACGCGGCGGGAGGTCAGTAA
- a CDS encoding type IV pilus twitching motility protein PilT, which translates to MNSQELRIEVLLEEVIKKRASDLHLQVGLPPMLRVDGSLSPIPGYGPLDEPAVEGLIFAILDQDQQQILLKDKEFDFSFAFGTLGRFRVNAFHERGNLAAALRLIPNEIKSVTELGMPPVVMSFADYPRGLVLVTGPTGSGKSTTLAALVDKINSERADHIITIEDPIEFTHKSKKSVVVQREVHYDTYSFSAALRSSLRQDPDVVLIGEMRDLETISAAITIAETGHLVFATLHTNSAAQSIDRMIDVFPPHQQPQIRAQLSNILMAICSQRLVPAIGGGRVAAAEVLIANPAVRNIIREGKSHQLDAVIQTGADQGMQTMDRTLVSLIQNGTVTYDDARDFAVDLTEFERLMRG; encoded by the coding sequence ATGAATAGTCAAGAATTACGTATAGAGGTATTACTAGAAGAAGTAATTAAAAAGCGTGCCTCGGATCTCCACTTACAAGTTGGGTTGCCACCCATGCTCCGTGTTGACGGTAGCCTTTCGCCGATTCCGGGTTATGGGCCGCTCGATGAGCCGGCCGTAGAGGGACTTATCTTTGCAATCCTTGATCAAGACCAGCAGCAAATCCTTCTTAAAGATAAAGAATTTGATTTCAGTTTTGCCTTCGGCACGCTTGGTCGTTTTCGCGTCAATGCCTTCCATGAACGCGGTAACCTTGCTGCGGCGCTTCGCCTTATTCCAAATGAGATCAAGTCAGTGACGGAGCTCGGTATGCCGCCAGTGGTAATGAGCTTCGCGGATTACCCGCGCGGATTGGTGCTTGTAACTGGGCCAACCGGTTCGGGTAAATCAACGACGCTTGCGGCGCTTGTCGATAAGATCAACAGCGAACGTGCTGATCATATTATTACAATTGAGGATCCGATCGAGTTTACTCATAAGTCAAAGAAATCAGTGGTGGTACAGCGTGAAGTTCACTACGACACCTACAGCTTCTCTGCGGCGCTTCGTTCCAGCCTCCGTCAGGACCCGGATGTCGTGTTGATTGGTGAGATGCGTGACCTCGAAACCATCTCAGCAGCTATTACTATCGCTGAAACAGGTCACTTGGTATTTGCGACACTCCACACCAACAGTGCGGCTCAGAGTATCGACCGTATGATTGATGTATTCCCGCCGCACCAACAGCCGCAAATTCGGGCTCAGCTTTCCAATATCCTTATGGCTATCTGTTCACAGCGTCTCGTGCCGGCCATTGGTGGCGGTCGTGTGGCCGCAGCCGAAGTGCTTATTGCCAACCCCGCAGTGCGCAACATTATTCGTGAAGGCAAATCGCATCAGCTTGATGCTGTCATCCAGACCGGTGCTGACCAGGGTATGCAAACGATGGACCGTACACTCGTCAGTCTTATCCAAAACGGAACGGTTACTTACGATGATGCACGTGACTTTGCTGTTGATTTAACGGAGTTCGAACGCTTGATGCGAGGCTAG
- a CDS encoding TlyA family RNA methyltransferase, with protein sequence MTKIRLDIALTKQGIASTRSQAESWIRLGKVTVDGKSVTKPGFFVSDTARLKLEADEQYVSRAGLKLASVAKLLGLRFDDALVLDVGSSTGGFTDYALQHGARKVLAIDVGTEQLHPSLRDNSKIELHEKTDIREFFSEEKPDIIVIDVSFISLREILPHLAKNLCGPNTRIAAMLKPQFEAGKDQTNKGVIKNDAVRRQILKEFETWAKRYFVILDKRDSEIAGSKGNRERFYLLKVVR encoded by the coding sequence ATGACCAAGATCCGATTAGATATAGCACTGACTAAGCAGGGAATTGCATCAACTCGTTCGCAGGCCGAGAGCTGGATTCGCCTTGGCAAAGTGACAGTCGATGGCAAATCGGTTACAAAGCCAGGTTTTTTTGTAAGCGATACCGCTCGCTTGAAACTCGAAGCCGACGAACAGTATGTGAGCCGGGCGGGATTGAAGCTGGCAAGCGTTGCTAAGCTGCTGGGCCTCCGGTTTGATGATGCACTTGTTCTCGATGTAGGGAGCAGCACAGGTGGCTTTACCGATTACGCTTTGCAGCACGGTGCTCGCAAAGTACTTGCCATTGATGTCGGGACCGAGCAGCTCCATCCGAGTTTGCGTGATAATTCTAAGATCGAACTCCATGAAAAAACGGATATTCGAGAGTTCTTCAGCGAAGAAAAGCCGGATATCATTGTGATCGATGTTTCGTTTATCAGTCTTCGCGAAATCTTACCTCATCTTGCCAAAAACTTATGTGGTCCAAATACACGAATCGCAGCTATGCTGAAGCCTCAGTTTGAGGCGGGGAAGGACCAGACGAACAAGGGAGTGATTAAGAATGATGCGGTTCGTCGTCAAATCTTAAAAGAGTTTGAAACGTGGGCAAAACGATACTTTGTCATACTTGATAAGCGCGACAGTGAAATAGCGGGCAGCAAGGGCAATCGCGAGCGCTTCTATCTTTTAAAAGTCGTTAGATAA
- a CDS encoding YbaK/EbsC family protein, whose translation MRYGTLTFEEALDKPELLAGPTLDYLKAYQLRDVWVSGIDPSLADTAAFCDAYEVSLGVSANCVVVEAKRGERAWYAACVVLATNRIDVNGAVRKLLEARKVSFAPMDSAIKLTGMEYGGITPIGLPPEWPIFIDDHAMKQEKLILGSGIRGSKILTTAKVLGELSGAQVVAIVKN comes from the coding sequence ATGAGATATGGAACGTTGACGTTTGAAGAGGCACTGGATAAGCCCGAACTTTTAGCTGGGCCGACCCTAGATTATTTAAAGGCTTATCAGCTCCGCGATGTGTGGGTGAGTGGGATCGATCCGTCGCTGGCAGATACGGCTGCGTTTTGTGATGCGTACGAGGTCAGCCTGGGAGTATCCGCAAACTGCGTGGTCGTAGAAGCAAAACGAGGCGAGCGGGCGTGGTATGCTGCCTGTGTTGTTTTGGCAACGAACCGAATCGATGTGAATGGCGCTGTGCGAAAGCTACTTGAAGCTCGCAAAGTTTCGTTTGCACCAATGGATTCCGCGATTAAATTAACTGGTATGGAGTATGGCGGGATTACTCCTATTGGGCTTCCGCCGGAGTGGCCGATATTTATCGACGATCATGCTATGAAGCAGGAAAAACTTATCTTGGGGAGCGGTATTCGTGGTTCGAAAATCCTAACGACAGCAAAAGTCCTGGGAGAGCTATCGGGCGCCCAAGTGGTTGCTATCGTCAAGAACTGA
- a CDS encoding type II secretion system protein, protein MNVQQKNKEKGFTIIEVVLVLAIAGLIFLMVFIALPALQRSQRDTQRKQDLSRALTKVNDYQSNNRNALPAENNAAWNSFATTYLRAGGDSFADPSRGDYTFNVTTADPTFGTDTAVITVATNKTCNGEGLSDAGTRKVALRIKLEGGGIACENN, encoded by the coding sequence ATGAACGTACAACAAAAAAATAAAGAAAAAGGCTTCACCATTATCGAGGTGGTTTTGGTGCTCGCCATTGCTGGACTGATCTTTTTGATGGTCTTCATTGCACTCCCGGCACTTCAGCGAAGTCAGCGTGACACACAGCGAAAGCAAGATCTGAGCCGTGCACTAACAAAGGTAAACGATTACCAGTCGAATAACCGAAATGCACTACCAGCTGAAAACAATGCTGCCTGGAATAGTTTTGCAACGACATATCTTCGAGCAGGAGGCGATTCGTTTGCCGATCCGAGCCGAGGTGACTATACCTTCAATGTGACAACAGCCGATCCAACGTTTGGCACAGACACCGCAGTGATTACTGTAGCAACCAATAAAACATGTAATGGTGAGGGGCTTTCAGATGCAGGCACTCGTAAAGTTGCTCTTCGAATTAAACTTGAAGGTGGTGGTATCGCCTGCGAAAACAACTAG